A genomic stretch from Megalobrama amblycephala isolate DHTTF-2021 linkage group LG22, ASM1881202v1, whole genome shotgun sequence includes:
- the ndufb4 gene encoding NADH dehydrogenase [ubiquinone] 1 beta subcomplex subunit 4 isoform X1, producing the protein MASYKEAPLATRPKTLDPAEYFNLSPDYRRAEENRAALRARLKRQYLLQLNNPHRQELIEDPALTRWTHARGSNIYPNFRPTAKTSLMGSLFGVLPLFVLYFVFKTDRDKREAKMKAGTFERPYKLSS; encoded by the exons ATGGCGAGCTACAAAGAGGCTCCTTTGGCTACACGGCCAAAAACATTAGATCCAGCCGAATATTTCAATCTTTCACCTGATTACCGGCGGGCTGAGGAGAATAGAGCGGCTCTGCGGGCTCGACTGAAGAGGCAGTATCTGTTGCAGCTCAACAATCCTCATCGGCAAGAGCTTATT GAGGATCCTGCTCTTACAAGATGGACACATGCGCGCGGCAGTAACATCTACCCCAACTTCAGACCAACTGCTAAAACATCACTGATGGGCAGCTTGTTTGGAGTTTTACCTCTTTTCGTCTTGTACTTTGTCTTTAAGACTGACAGG GACAAAAGGGAGGCGAAGATGAAAGCAGGGACCTTTGAGCGCCCCTATAAGCTGTCATCCTAA
- the ndufb4 gene encoding NADH dehydrogenase [ubiquinone] 1 beta subcomplex subunit 4 isoform X2 codes for MASYKEAPLATRPKTLDPAEYFNLSPDYRRAEENRAALRARLKRQYLLQLNNPHRQELIEDPALTRWTHARGSNIYPNFRPTAKTSLMGSLFGVLPLFVLYFVFKTDRVS; via the exons ATGGCGAGCTACAAAGAGGCTCCTTTGGCTACACGGCCAAAAACATTAGATCCAGCCGAATATTTCAATCTTTCACCTGATTACCGGCGGGCTGAGGAGAATAGAGCGGCTCTGCGGGCTCGACTGAAGAGGCAGTATCTGTTGCAGCTCAACAATCCTCATCGGCAAGAGCTTATT GAGGATCCTGCTCTTACAAGATGGACACATGCGCGCGGCAGTAACATCTACCCCAACTTCAGACCAACTGCTAAAACATCACTGATGGGCAGCTTGTTTGGAGTTTTACCTCTTTTCGTCTTGTACTTTGTCTTTAAGACTGACAGGGTGAGCTGA
- the lg22h11orf65 gene encoding protein MFI codes for MTEHTNSFDRHHPTSPAEETTSETNVILVPQLETVFSRAARIIQRAWRTHIDTAVFKYLKKLVSFHNQGDPRLLLRFINPAEANILDAASGALIRFRLGGPTYPPNIYFKIYTRAPIVDMCACSPKDYTQQKIPAPSQIHNGRQTICAEDDHSGWYQRVENNGWRILSCKISMFEDPITQDTNKKKIEFHHSKIHRRQDVARKRKIRKIEWMRKMYAEGLLNDHTKHCETTLLVHKSTQRTMDSLQQTEPDSVSEQEVDELLAWTNALNFDEYIDDWMTLGTSKCCIVKDELSESDQRDLACVSVHDICKIPLISQDDSPVVSQHLDHI; via the exons ATGACTGAACATACAAACTCTTTTGACAG GCATCACCCGACATCTCCAGCTGAGGAAACTACATCAGAGACTAATGTCATTCTTGTCCCACAGCTGGAAACTGTTTTCAGCCGAGCAGCCAGGATCATCCAGCGAGCATGGAGGACACATATT GATACTGCTGTTTTCAAGTACCTCAAGAAACTAGTGAGCTTCCATAATCAAGGGGATCCACGTCTCCTTCTTAGATTTATTAACCCTGCAGAG GCTAATATTCTGGATGCTGCTTCAGGGGCTCTTATCCGATTCAGACTGGGTGGG CCAACCTATCCTCCAAACATCTACTTTAAAATATACACTCGTGCACCCATAGTGGACATGTGTGCCTGCAGTCCTAAAGATTACACACAGCAAAAGATACCAGCACCAAGCCAGATCCATAATGGCCGACAGACGATCTGTGCTGAGGATGATCACTCTGGGTGGTACCAGCGGGTGGAGAACAATGGCTGGAGGATTTTGTCTTGCAAG ATTTCCATGTTTGAAGACCCAATAACTCAAGATACCAATAAGAAGAAGATAGAATTCCATCACAGCAAAATCCATCGGCGACAAGATGTTGCAAGAAAGAGGAAGATTCGAAAAATTGAATGGATGAGgaaaat GTATGCTGAGGGTCTCCTGAATGATCATACAAAACACTGCGAAACAACTCTGCTGGTGCACAAATCCACACAAAGAACGATGGATTCACTCCAACAAACTGAACCAGATTCAGTTTCAGAGCAGGAAGTGGATGAACTGCTCGCATGGACCAATGCTCTTAATTTTGATGA GTATATCGATGATTGGATGACTTTGGGCACCAGCAAATGCTGCATAGTTAAAG ATGAGCTGTCAGAGAGTGACCAGAGAGACTTGGCTTGTGTCTCTGTGCATGATATTTGTAAGATTCCTCTGATCAGTCAGGATGACAGTCCAGTGGTGAGCCAACATCTGGATCACATCTGA